A window of Gorilla gorilla gorilla isolate KB3781 chromosome 5, NHGRI_mGorGor1-v2.1_pri, whole genome shotgun sequence genomic DNA:
TTTACCCAGGAGAACAGGAGCTATTCTCCCCATCCTAGGCCCCCATCTGCTTTGAAGCTACACCTGCTCTTAACTGCCAGGAATCTTGCCTGTGGGGTGGAGTACAGGGTATGCGGGTATGAAGTAAGAACCTAGAGGAAGCGTCCCTACTACCTAATAGAAAACCTGAGACCTAggcagggctcagtggctcatgcctgtaatcccagcactttgggaagccaaggcgggtgggtcacctgaggtcgggagttcgaaaccagcctggtcaacatggtgaaaccccgtctctactaaaaatacagaaatcagccgggggtggtggcaggaacctgtattcccagctacttgggaggctgaggcaggagaatcacttgaacctgggaggcagaatttgcagtgagctgagatcatgccattgcactccagcctgggcaacaggagcaaaaactccatctcaaaaaaaaaaaaaagaaaaaacctgagaCCTGAagctttcccccacccccactccagtAATGCCCTCTTGCCTTCATCTctctagaaaatgtaaatatgatTATTCACCCCTCGtgcctaggacagtgcctggctaGCATGCACAggtcctcagtaaatatttgtcgaAGGCCTGATTGGAGGAATCCTTCTGCCTCCATCTGGAGGTGtggggctgaggggctgaggaGGACCTCTGAGAGCTTGGAGTTTCCCTGGGGAGGGTTGAGAGGAACTACAGGGAGGTGGGAGAGCCCGTGGAAGGTCTCATGGTGCCCAGCTGCTTCTGTTTGTCTGAGTGGGGCCAGAAGCAATGCTGCACCTGCGAGAGCTCCCCTGCTGAGACTCCCTGTTCTCTTATCTCCCGAGCGACAGGGGTGGCTTTCTATCTCCTGGGTGTGCTTCTGCTTCTTTGCTTGCAAGGCTTCTCAGAATGGGGCCCCATGAAGCCTGAGGGACTCTCTCCTGATACGCCCTGTGCCACCTTTTTCATTCTGGATCCGCACCCAGGAGCCCGTGGACAAGGCCCGCTGCCTGAGCCTGAACTAGGAGCACCTCCTAGGGACTGCCCAGGCTTGCTCTGCTCTGACCCTTCTGCTGGCCAGTCTGGGCACCTGGTGAGTGcccagaaagggagggaagggaagctgTCCTTTCACCCCAAACAGCAAGGCCTGGGCCCAGCTAGGCCTGAGTGTGGGGAATGTGTCAGTGCACATCTGCCTGGCTTCCCATGCCACCCAGTGGGAAAGCTGTTTAATCTGCTGGTGCCAGGGGGTCTCCCCCTACACAAATCGGGAGCAGGAGAGGGATGCTGAGGGAGAAGGATAGGTGCTTTGGGATCCACCCCTCCAATCTTCTTTTCAAGGTCACTCTTAGAAAGGGGAAGCGGACAGGAGCCTGTGACAGAGAGAGGAACTAAAGGAGGACTAGGTGACCCTGGGgtcgggaggggggagggggaaaggcTGTGCCCCCACAtccattatgaaatattttcttggaAAACCGGCCAGCAACTAGGAAGCCCCTGGGCAGTGgctggaaagaaaggttaaggtGCCAACAGCAGAGAGACTGGAATCTGGGGTGCCTTCAGGAGAGGACAGCCCCACTCTAGCCATGAATCCAGGGGCTCCCCAGGGAGGGTGGAGAGACCAGACTTGCGGAGAGGGGCCTGGGGAGCCTCTGGTTTGACCTCAGTCATCATCGATGTTGTCGCAGCTGCTGCAGATCTGCCTGTTCTgtgtccttcctcctcctcccccgacCTCTTTGCTGTGTCTCCTCCATttgtctccctccttcccttgtcATCACTGTCCCTGACCCCTCTCGTCCTCTTGCCTGCCTTCTTTGActgtctttccctccctcccatcatctttcctcctccttccctcctgctcTCCACCCTCCTGTTTCCCAGCTTATAAACTGCTTCGGCTGCTGGATAAAAATAGCGGTGGCAGCGGCCAGGCCGGGAGCCAGGTAGAGTCTGAGCAGGCAGCGGGGCCGCGCAGGACTGGCCTGCTGGGCCAGGGGGCTGGGTGGGGGTCAAGTTGAGTCGTCCTGAGGGGCAGGGTGCAGAGGGGGTCTTACTGGACTCCTCCACTGGCGTGTTCTGTCAGCCCTGCCCCCTCTCCCCCTAAGAGCCTGAGGAGGCCTGTGGCAGGGCCAAGACAGGGCCTTACACTGTTCCTGCCCCCAGCAGGCCCCTGAGGGAGGGAGCTGTCAGCCAGGGAAAACTGAGAACACCATCACCATGACAACCAGTCACCAGCCTCAGGACAGGTAAGGGGTAAGGGGCTGGGCTGTGGATCCAGGGAATGGGTTTTCagggagctgggtgtggtgtcctTTGGAATTGGGGGTTGCCATTGCTGGCTGGCCTTCCAGCCTACCTGACTCAGTAGCTATGAGTCAGGTCTGCATCAGGGGCGGGGACCCCCTGTGCCTTGGCTGGGTGCTGGCTGGGGTGTCTGCGGGAAGGGCAGGGTGCGTGGGCAGCAGTCCTTCCCTGGCCTGTCTGTGTTTCCACTGTTGCTCTCCAGCCAGTTAGCGGCTTCCGGCTCCTCCCGCCACCACTGTGGGGAGATACTTGGCTGCACCCCTCCTTCCAATGCACATCTGGCAGAACTGCCCTGGGGCCTCTGCCTTAGATGACCTGGCCCACCCTGGTTCTTGATCTGATCTTCCTCTTAGTTCCCTGCCTCTGGAGCCTGTGAACTCCCAATCAAGTTAGACTTGCAGTTATGACTGTGAATATGTATTTTGGAAGAAGAGGCTGTAGCTTAATTCAATTTCTCAAAGGGATCTGGGACCCAAGAAGGCTGAGGAAGTGATCCCTGAGATCCAAAGCTCCTTCAAAGCGTCAGGCTCTGTCCTGCCCTCCAACTCAGGCCCCAGAAACCCATCACGTCTGCCCtacccaccccatctccctcctGTGCCAAAGGCTATGAAACTAGGCCACTTTTGCCTGTGGGGGCTTTGAGCATGTAGCTTAATCTTTCTGGGACTGTTTTTCCACCTGTAAAATAAGCTAAAAGTATCTACTTCCCAGGAAGTGGATCTAGAAGTAAGGGAATTTAAGGAGGCATGGCAGTAAGTCCAGGCCCCAGGTTGCTTCCCTGCCTCCTGTGCTCCATTCCCAGGCTGCCTGCCCATTCTGTCCCCACCTCGGCTCTCCTGTGGGCAGTTCCCTGAAGGCCTCGCCGGCTCCATTTGCCTTATTGCACAGCTCAGTCATTTCCCAGCGTACTCCCCCCAACCCCTATGTGACTTTGGGAGTTTTTCCTTCTGCTCTGGGCCTCCGAATCAAGCCTTTAGCTTCTCCAAGGGAAGCATGTATGTGAGGGGGTTGGGGGGGCTGCAGTTGCATTAACTCAGACCTGCTCACGTGGTGTGCTCACCACGCCATCCCTGTATGAGGCCTGCCAGCGGTCCAGGCTCCTGCACTCTGGCCAGGCCTGTCTTCTCACTGCCTTGGGCTTTATCCCTGCCATCTCTGAAGAGAGCTGGTGTTGGCTCTGGGGAGGGTGTGCAAACCCAACTGGAGATCTACATGGGCCGGGCTGGGGTTACTCAGCTTTCAGGCAAGGCCTATCTGGGAGAAGCTGGCGTGACCTGGAAGGGCCTTGAGGTATAGGGCTTGGGGCATTGCCCTGGCCAAAGGTTGACAGTCCTTATTTACACCCTGAGGCCCAGATGACCTCCAGTGGCCCCATACCTCCTGGCCTGCCCTGGGTGGTATGAACTACAAAGTTCTATTTGGCCAGGAAGAAAACAGCTCTAAGGCCCTCTCTTCACAGCGGCCCTGAGGCACCCTGCCCACCTGCCCTGTAGGTCCAGAATAGTATGGGAGTTTCTTAACTTCAGAATCCTctctggggagtaacacagtccCTGACCAGACAGCATAATTACTTCCAGCCTGCCTGGTGGGAGTGGAAGACACTTGTTGCTTGCTTTctcactcatccacccacccccTGCCCTTCGGCAGGATTTCCAAAACCATCTCCGGATGTGTGGGTCACACTGGTTCCCAGCCTGCAGAGTCCCCCGAGCCTTCCAGGGCTGATAACCATGGTCCTGTCAGCCATGCCATTCAGTCCTATGACCCTGACCCCATCCCCACCCCGAATTCCAACGAGCAATGTACCCTTTTCTCCCCCCAAACCCATAAGAGGACACATGCAAAtggacacaaacacagacacccTGTGCCCTGGGACCTAGAGAGACTGACGGTGGACAGGGGCTTTCCTGGGGCTCATTGTGGAGTGCGGCAGGATGGTGCGTCATTTGGCCCATCTTTCCTCCTCCATTGCAGATACAAAGCTGTCTGGCTTATCTTCTTCATGCTGGGTCTGGGAACGCTGCTCCCGTGGAATTTTTTCATGACGGCCACTCAGGTGAGGCTGGAGGGACTGGGCTCCATGGGGCAGTGCCCACTGTGCCTGCAGGGTCTGACTCTGTGCTGGTAGGCACAGGGAAAGAGATTTCAACACTCCTCTCTGCAACCCCTGCAGTATTTCACAAACCGCCTGGACATGTCCCAGAATGTGTCCTTGGTCACTGCTGAACTGAGCAAGGACGCCCAGGCGTCAGCCGCCCCTGCAGCACCCTTGCCTGAGCGGAACTCTCTCAGTGCCATCTTCAACAATGTCATGACCCTATGTGCCATGCTGCCCCTGCTGTTATTCACCTACCTCAACTCCTTCCTGCATCAGAGGTGAgtgcccaccccctccccagcccccaacctgACCCTCACTGCGTCCTGCACCCCCTTGACTGAGCCCCAGCTTTGACCACTTGTCTCTGCCACCCTTGGCCTCTCCCGGCAGGATCCCCCAGTCCGTACGGATCCTGGGCAGCCTGGTGGCCATCCTGCTGGTGTTTCTGATCACTGCCATCCTGGTGAAGGTGCAGCTGGATGCTCTGCCCTTCTTTGTCATCACCATGATCAAGATCGTGCTCATTAATTGTAAGCTGGGCCAGGAGGAGGCCTATGGGAGGATATATGCCCAACTACCCCCACTCTTTTTTCAGACCCAGCGTTAGCCAGAGAGAAGCCCAGCCTCCGCCTGGAGGGAGTGGATGCTGTGAGCAGCTGGGATTCAGAGGCCTGAGTGGGCCTGGACCAGGGCTGGGAGGGGGCAGAGAGAAGGGCAGCTCAGCCTCAATGCTCACCAAGAGTAAAGTAGGAATGACAGGGATGTGTCTTCTTGGGCACCCCCAACCACCAGCCCTAGCTCCCCTGCTCATGCCCACCCTGTTTCCCCAGCATTTGGTGCCATCCTGCAGGGCAGCCTTTTTGGTCTGGCTGGCCTTCTGCCTGCCAGCTACACGGCCCCCATCATGAGTGGCCAGGGCCTAGCAGGCTTCTTTGCCTCCGTGGCCATGATCTGCGCTATTGCCAGTAAGTCCAGCTATCTACCTGCCCAGTGCCCTGgtgtggtggggagaggggatgggGCCTGTCTCTGATCACTGACACCACCCCAGGTGGCTCGGAGCTATCAGAAAGTGCCTTCGGCTACTTTATCACAGCCTGTGCTGTTATCATTTTGACCATCATCTGTTACCTGGGCCTGCCCCGCCTGGTGAGTAAATGGAGGGAGCTGGGGTTTGGGGTATAGGGGTCTGGGGTTCCAGACCACGGGTGTTCTGAGGACAAAACTTGGAGGAGGCCGGGATTCTGGAGATTCTGCCTCTAAATCCACCTCCCCCGTCTCCCTTACTTGATAGGAATTCTACCGCTACTACCAGCAGCTCAAGCTTGAAGGACCCGGGGAGCAGGAGACCAAGTTGGACCTCATTAGCAAAGGTCCGAAGAGCCTGAGGAAGCTGGGGTGGAGGATGGTATACCAGGCGGGGGATAGCatgagcaaagagaacaaagatgaGTGCACTGTGTTAGCTAGCAGCCCTGAGCCAGAGGAGGACTGAAGGACTACAGCAGGGAGAGGGGGACAATAGGAAATAAGGGCCGGCAATGATAAAATGGGGGCAGATCCTGGATGACCTTGAATGCCTGAGGTGTTTGGACTAAAGGCAGTGGGAAGCAATTTCAGATTCTTGAGTGAGGAGCAACATGACCTGAGGCTCCTGGGAGAGGCCAGGCCCCCGGGTCTTGAGCTGTAGGGATTTGGAGGCGAGGTCTGGGTTAGGGTTAGAGTACGGCTGGGACTGGTTAAGGAGGCGTCTACTTTCAAGTAATCCCAGCCGTTTTGGGAAATGTTTATGTTGTCTTCTGTTGCTCTGTCTTCCCCACAACTTGGAGATTTCTTCCATCCCGCAGGAGAGGAGCCAAGAGCAGGCAAAGAGGAGTCTGGAGTTTCAGTCTCCAACTCTCAGCCCACCAATGAAAGCCACTCTATCAAAGCCATCCTGAAAAATGTACGTAGGGGAGGTTATCCTATCTTCTACCCCttgtcctctttctctcctccttttgctccctccccctgccacccATCTCCTCCCTTTCTGACCTGAGAGTGGTCACTCCTGGATTcttttgtgtgtgcgtgcgtgcccATGCGTGCATGCCGGGGGTGGGGATTCGtggttccttttattttttgagacagagtttcactcttgttgcccaggctggagtgcaatggtgcaatctccactcgctgcaacctccatctcctgggttcaagtgattctcctgcctcagcctcccaagtagctgagattacaggcatatgccaccatgcccggctaattttttgtatttagtagagatggggtttcaccaggtcaagctggtctcaaactcctgacctcaggtgatccacccacttcggcctcccaaagtgctgagattacaggcgtgagccaccatgcctggcctggattcGTGGTTCTTTAATGCACAGCCACCATGAAGACACAGGCACTCGGGTGACTCTACCCCTTCTATCTAGATCTCAGTCCTGGCTTTCTCTGTCTGCTTCATCTTCACTATCACCATTGGGATGTTTCCAGCCGTGACTGTTGAGGTCAAGTCCAGCATCGCAGGCAGCAGCACCTGGGGTGAGGATGCCACAGGTTCCCAGGATGGGAACAGACAGGATCTTGAGTTGGGCTggaagtggggaagggagggagcctGGGTCACCTTCTCCCCGTTTCCTGGGTCCATTTGCCCTTCCCTGGGCTGGAAGCATCTTCTCCATTTTACtgttggggaagctgaggcccagtgaAGGTTAGGCTTGCTATACCTGCCTCTGTGAGCCTGATAACCACCCGTTCATCTCCTCTTCCAGAACGTTACTTCATTCCTGTGTCCTGTTTCTTGACTTTCAATATCTTTGACTGGTTGGGCCGGAGCCTCACAGCTGTATTCATGTGGGTAAGTGGAGGAAGAGGGCCCCAGGCCCCTGTGGGAAGTAAGAGTCCAGCCTGGACCCAGAGAGGGAACCCAAGAAAGTATGGTAGTAAGGGGACCATTTGTTTTAAAGTCGAggcataatttatgtatagttaAGTACAAGTCTTAAGTGTACAACttaatgaatatatgtatatacacatacctgCCCAGATCGAGATGTAGAATATTTCCAGCACTCCAGAAGGCTCCACCATGCCCCTTTCAAGAGTAACCCCCTAAGGAGAACCAGGCTTTGAGGTTTCAGTTCAGGTCCTGAGGGGCCCCAGATGGATCCTTGGGGGCCAGGCTGTGCCCTGGGGTGGCGGCCTGGGCTGAGGCCCTGCCTGGTGCCCACAGCCTGGGAAGGACAGCCGCTGGCTGCCAAGCCTGGTGCTGGCCCGGCTGGTGTTtgtgccactgctgctgctgtgcaACATTAAGCCCCGCCGCTACCTGACTGTGGTCTTCGAGCACGATGCCTGGTTCATCTTCTTCATGGCTGCCTTTGCCTTCTCCAACGGCTACCTCGCCAGCCTCTGCATGTGCTTCGGGCCCAAGTGAGTAGGGCTGGCAGGGAACTTGGTGGCATCAGACAGGATCTAGAGTTCCAGTGGGGGACATTCAGTAGAGGGAGGGTAAAAGGAGAGTCCCTGCTCCCAGAGCTGAGAGGAGAGATGGCTCAGGAGGGGCTCCTAGGCTGAGGGGATAGTGACTGTAGTGGAGGGGGGGGGCCAAGCTTACTTGGGTGGAGGTGGAGACAGGCTTGCAGGAAGGAGTGAAAGACAACCCCACCATACACattccctcaaggaggagaagccaGGTTAGGGTTAGGCAGCTAGGATGGGTTGATCAACAGAATGAGGTTCGACAGTCAAGTtgctccaccccacccccccttCCACCCAGAGGCTCTGGGCTGGGGTGCAGCCATTCTGAGGTAGCCTTGCCCTTCCTTCCCCGCTTAGGAAAGTGAAGCCGGCTGAGGCAGAGACCGCAGGAGCCATCATGGCCTTCTTCCTGTGTCTGGGTCTGGCACTGGGGgctgttttctccttcctgttcCGGGCAATTGTGTGACAAAGGATGGACAGAAGgactgcctgcctccctccctgtctgcctcctgcccctTCCTTCTGCCAGGGGTGATCCTGAGTGGTCTGGCGGTTTTTTCTTCTAACTGACTTCTGCTTTCCACGGCGTGTGCTGGGCCCGGATCTCCAGGTCCTGGGGAGGGAGCCTTTGGACGGACAGTGGGGACATTGTGGGCTTGGGGCTCAGAGTCAAGGGACGGGGTGTAGCCTCGGCATTTGCTTGAGTTTCTCCACTCTTGGCTCTGACTGATCCCTGCTTGTACAGGCCAGTGGAGGCTCTTGGGCTTGGAGAACacgtgtgtctctgtgtatgtgtctgtgtgtctgcgtCCGTGTCTGTCAGACTGTCTGCCTGTCCTGGGGTGGCTAGGAGCTGGGTCTGACCGTTGTATGGTTTGACCTGATATACTCCATTCTCCCCTGCGCCTCCTCCTCTGTGTTCTCTCCATGTCCCCCTCCCAACTCCCCATGCCCTGTTCTTACCCATCATGCACCCTGTACAGTTGCCACGTTactgccttttttaaaaatatatttgacagAAACCAGGTGCCTTCAGAGGCTCTCTGATTTAAATAaacctttcttgttttttttctccatGGCTCCCTGTGTCCTCCAGCCGTGGCTTCATGCCCTGGAGTGGGTAGAGGGCTGGCAGCCTGAGTCTGGGAGATGAGCATGACCCAGCtgggccctggccaggactggacCTGGGTCCAAGGGGGAGGAGTGGGGAGTAGTCCTCTTGGCCTCAGAGGGGCTGCAATGCCCCCTGCTGGGGCCACAGGGGAGGGACAGGCCTGGAACCAGAACACCAAGACTGTTAGCCAAGACTAAGAACGGGTTTTTCTTTgctgcttcattctttctttcataggACAGAGGATGGAGATAGCTCCCCATCTTTCCTTTGTCTTCACTGCCAGCCCCTCCACTCTGTCCCCAGCCCCAGCAATGAACTCTACAAAACTGGCCAGCTCCTGGCCATACTCCCATACCACCAGGCAGGAAGAGGCCGAGGCCTGAGGGTTCTCCCCTACCTGGCACCCAGCCCTAACACCAAAGCTCAGCCTGCCAGACTTCCTGGGGAACAAGGGCCCTGTGTGTCTGCACAGTGAAACCAACCCTTCCCTTCTCAACACAAACTCTGGCCTAGGGAGGGGTGGGTTGATATGGAACTATGAGTGTCTCAGTGGAGAAGGCCCTACCACTGGGACCCCCATCTCAAGAATGACCTGACTGGAAGTGAGACCAGAGCTCTGGCCACAATGCAGCACCCCTGCAATCTGCATTCCTTACCCTCCCACAGGTCTCAGACTCCTCCCAGAAGGCAGAAGACATTCCTGAATTCTCAGCGCAGGCTGCTCACTCAGCCCTGGCCAGCAG
This region includes:
- the SLC29A1 gene encoding equilibrative nucleoside transporter 1 isoform X17, with translation MLTPKSQQAPEGGSCQPGKTENTITMTTSHQPQDRYKAVWLIFFMLGLGTLLPWNFFMTATQYFTNRLDMSQNVSLVTAELSKDAQASAAPAAPLPERNSLSAIFNNVMTLCAMLPLLLFTYLNSFLHQRIPQSVRILGSLVAILLVFLITAILVKVQLDALPFFVITMIKIVLINSFGAILQGSLFGLAGLLPASYTAPIMSGQGLAGFFASVAMICAIASGSELSESAFGYFITACAVIILTIICYLGLPRLEFYRYYQQLKLEGPGEQETKLDLISKGEEPRAGKEESGVSVSNSQPTNESHSIKAILKNISVLAFSVCFIFTITIGMFPAVTVEVKSSIAGSSTWERYFIPVSCFLTFNIFDWLGRSLTAVFMWPGKDSRWLPSLVLARLVFVPLLLLCNIKPRRYLTVVFEHDAWFIFFMAAFAFSNGYLASLCMCFGPKKVKPAEAETAGAIMAFFLCLGLALGAVFSFLFRAIV
- the SLC29A1 gene encoding equilibrative nucleoside transporter 1 isoform X22; translated protein: MLTPKSQQAPEGGSCQPGKTENTITMTTSHQPQDRYKAVWLIFFMLGLGTLLPWNFFMTATQYFTNRLDMSQNVSLVTAELSKDAQASAAPAAPLPERNSLSAIFNNVMTLCAMLPLLLFTYLNSFLHQRIPQSVRILGSLVAILLVFLITAILVKVQLDALPFFVITMIKIVLINCGSELSESAFGYFITACAVIILTIICYLGLPRLEFYRYYQQLKLEGPGEQETKLDLISKGEEPRAGKEESGVSVSNSQPTNESHSIKAILKNISVLAFSVCFIFTITIGMFPAVTVEVKSSIAGSSTWERYFIPVSCFLTFNIFDWLGRSLTAVFMWPGKDSRWLPSLVLARLVFVPLLLLCNIKPRRYLTVVFEHDAWFIFFMAAFAFSNGYLASLCMCFGPKKVKPAEAETAGAIMAFFLCLGLALGAVFSFLFRAIV
- the SLC29A1 gene encoding equilibrative nucleoside transporter 1 isoform X14 yields the protein MLTPKSQQAPEGGSCQPGKTENTITMTTSHQPQDRYKAVWLIFFMLGLGTLLPWNFFMTATQYFTNRLDMSQNVSLVTAELSKDAQASAAPAAPLPERNSLSAIFNNVMTLCAMLPLLLFTYLNSFLHQRIPQSVRILGSLVAILLVFLITAILVKVQLDALPFFVITMIKIVLINSFGAILQGSLFGLAGLLPASYTAPIMSGQGLAGFFASVAMICAIASGSELSESAFGYFITACAVIILTIICYLGLPRLEFYRYYQQLKLEGPGEQETKLDLISKGEEPRAGKEESGVSVSNSQPTNESHSIKAILKNISVLAFSVCFIFTITIGMFPAVTVEVKSSIAGSSTWERYFIPVSCFLTFNIFDWLGRSLTAVFMWPGKDSRWLPSLVLARLVFVPLLLLCNIKPRRYLTVVFEHDAWFIFFMAAFAFSNGYLASLCMCFGPKSQTPPRRQKTFLNSQRRLLTQPWPADGYRVGTFVSASFLTGV
- the SLC29A1 gene encoding equilibrative nucleoside transporter 1 isoform X12, translated to MTRERTRGPQAWEFPSPTKSGCSLQSLSRDLRELREGEKPEDQAETEESWQGLARKTPGKACAPEGGSCQPGKTENTITMTTSHQPQDRYKAVWLIFFMLGLGTLLPWNFFMTATQYFTNRLDMSQNVSLVTAELSKDAQASAAPAAPLPERNSLSAIFNNVMTLCAMLPLLLFTYLNSFLHQRIPQSVRILGSLVAILLVFLITAILVKVQLDALPFFVITMIKIVLINCGSELSESAFGYFITACAVIILTIICYLGLPRLEFYRYYQQLKLEGPGEQETKLDLISKGEEPRAGKEESGVSVSNSQPTNESHSIKAILKNISVLAFSVCFIFTITIGMFPAVTVEVKSSIAGSSTWERYFIPVSCFLTFNIFDWLGRSLTAVFMWPGKDSRWLPSLVLARLVFVPLLLLCNIKPRRYLTVVFEHDAWFIFFMAAFAFSNGYLASLCMCFGPKKVKPAEAETAGAIMAFFLCLGLALGAVFSFLFRAIV
- the SLC29A1 gene encoding equilibrative nucleoside transporter 1 isoform X10, which encodes MCPGGRGKLQRERADLSAGAVLLRQAPEGGSCQPGKTENTITMTTSHQPQDRYKAVWLIFFMLGLGTLLPWNFFMTATQYFTNRLDMSQNVSLVTAELSKDAQASAAPAAPLPERNSLSAIFNNVMTLCAMLPLLLFTYLNSFLHQRIPQSVRILGSLVAILLVFLITAILVKVQLDALPFFVITMIKIVLINSFGAILQGSLFGLAGLLPASYTAPIMSGQGLAGFFASVAMICAIASGSELSESAFGYFITACAVIILTIICYLGLPRLEFYRYYQQLKLEGPGEQETKLDLISKGEEPRAGKEESGVSVSNSQPTNESHSIKAILKNISVLAFSVCFIFTITIGMFPAVTVEVKSSIAGSSTWERYFIPVSCFLTFNIFDWLGRSLTAVFMWPGKDSRWLPSLVLARLVFVPLLLLCNIKPRRYLTVVFEHDAWFIFFMAAFAFSNGYLASLCMCFGPKKVKPAEAETAGAIMAFFLCLGLALGAVFSFLFRAIV
- the SLC29A1 gene encoding equilibrative nucleoside transporter 1 isoform X21; translated protein: MCPGGRGKLQRERADLSAGAVLLRQAPEGGSCQPGKTENTITMTTSHQPQDRYKAVWLIFFMLGLGTLLPWNFFMTATQYFTNRLDMSQNVSLVTAELSKDAQASAAPAAPLPERNSLSAIFNNVMTLCAMLPLLLFTYLNSFLHQRIPQSVRILGSLVAILLVFLITAILVKVQLDALPFFVITMIKIVLINCGSELSESAFGYFITACAVIILTIICYLGLPRLEFYRYYQQLKLEGPGEQETKLDLISKGEEPRAGKEESGVSVSNSQPTNESHSIKAILKNISVLAFSVCFIFTITIGMFPAVTVEVKSSIAGSSTWERYFIPVSCFLTFNIFDWLGRSLTAVFMWPGKDSRWLPSLVLARLVFVPLLLLCNIKPRRYLTVVFEHDAWFIFFMAAFAFSNGYLASLCMCFGPKKVKPAEAETAGAIMAFFLCLGLALGAVFSFLFRAIV
- the SLC29A1 gene encoding equilibrative nucleoside transporter 1 isoform X11; the encoded protein is MTRERTRGPQAWEFPSPTKSGCSLQSLSRDLRELREGEKPEDQAETEESWQGLARKTPGKACAPEGGSCQPGKTENTITMTTSHQPQDRYKAVWLIFFMLGLGTLLPWNFFMTATQYFTNRLDMSQNVSLVTAELSKDAQASAAPAAPLPERNSLSAIFNNVMTLCAMLPLLLFTYLNSFLHQRIPQSVRILGSLVAILLVFLITAILVKVQLDALPFFVITMIKIVLINCGSELSESAFGYFITACAVIILTIICYLGLPRLEFYRYYQQLKLEGPGEQETKLDLISKGEEPRAGKEESGVSVSNSQPTNESHSIKAILKNISVLAFSVCFIFTITIGMFPAVTVEVKSSIAGSSTWERYFIPVSCFLTFNIFDWLGRSLTAVFMWPGKDSRWLPSLVLARLVFVPLLLLCNIKPRRYLTVVFEHDAWFIFFMAAFAFSNGYLASLCMCFGPKSQTPPRRQKTFLNSQRRLLTQPWPADGYRVGTFVSASFLTGV
- the SLC29A1 gene encoding equilibrative nucleoside transporter 1 isoform X8, producing MCPGGRGKLQRERADLSAGAVLLRQAPEGGSCQPGKTENTITMTTSHQPQDRYKAVWLIFFMLGLGTLLPWNFFMTATQYFTNRLDMSQNVSLVTAELSKDAQASAAPAAPLPERNSLSAIFNNVMTLCAMLPLLLFTYLNSFLHQRIPQSVRILGSLVAILLVFLITAILVKVQLDALPFFVITMIKIVLINSFGAILQGSLFGLAGLLPASYTAPIMSGQGLAGFFASVAMICAIASGSELSESAFGYFITACAVIILTIICYLGLPRLEFYRYYQQLKLEGPGEQETKLDLISKGEEPRAGKEESGVSVSNSQPTNESHSIKAILKNISVLAFSVCFIFTITIGMFPAVTVEVKSSIAGSSTWERYFIPVSCFLTFNIFDWLGRSLTAVFMWPGKDSRWLPSLVLARLVFVPLLLLCNIKPRRYLTVVFEHDAWFIFFMAAFAFSNGYLASLCMCFGPKSQTPPRRQKTFLNSQRRLLTQPWPADGYRVGTFVSASFLTGV
- the SLC29A1 gene encoding equilibrative nucleoside transporter 1 isoform X1 gives rise to the protein MTRERTRGPQAWEFPSPTKSGCSLQSLSRDLRELREGEKPEDQAETEESWQGLARKTPGKACAPEGGSCQPGKTENTITMTTSHQPQDRYKAVWLIFFMLGLGTLLPWNFFMTATQYFTNRLDMSQNVSLVTAELSKDAQASAAPAAPLPERNSLSAIFNNVMTLCAMLPLLLFTYLNSFLHQRIPQSVRILGSLVAILLVFLITAILVKVQLDALPFFVITMIKIVLINSFGAILQGSLFGLAGLLPASYTAPIMSGQGLAGFFASVAMICAIASGSELSESAFGYFITACAVIILTIICYLGLPRLEFYRYYQQLKLEGPGEQETKLDLISKGEEPRAGKEESGVSVSNSQPTNESHSIKAILKNISVLAFSVCFIFTITIGMFPAVTVEVKSSIAGSSTWERYFIPVSCFLTFNIFDWLGRSLTAVFMWPGKDSRWLPSLVLARLVFVPLLLLCNIKPRRYLTVVFEHDAWFIFFMAAFAFSNGYLASLCMCFGPKSQTPPRRQKTFLNSQRRLLTQPWPADGYRVGTFVSASFLTGV
- the SLC29A1 gene encoding equilibrative nucleoside transporter 1 isoform X4, with the translated sequence MTRERTRGPQAWEFPSPTKSGCSLQSLSRDLRELREGEKPEDQAETEESWQGLARKTPGKACAPEGGSCQPGKTENTITMTTSHQPQDRYKAVWLIFFMLGLGTLLPWNFFMTATQYFTNRLDMSQNVSLVTAELSKDAQASAAPAAPLPERNSLSAIFNNVMTLCAMLPLLLFTYLNSFLHQRIPQSVRILGSLVAILLVFLITAILVKVQLDALPFFVITMIKIVLINSFGAILQGSLFGLAGLLPASYTAPIMSGQGLAGFFASVAMICAIASGSELSESAFGYFITACAVIILTIICYLGLPRLEFYRYYQQLKLEGPGEQETKLDLISKGEEPRAGKEESGVSVSNSQPTNESHSIKAILKNISVLAFSVCFIFTITIGMFPAVTVEVKSSIAGSSTWERYFIPVSCFLTFNIFDWLGRSLTAVFMWPGKDSRWLPSLVLARLVFVPLLLLCNIKPRRYLTVVFEHDAWFIFFMAAFAFSNGYLASLCMCFGPKKVKPAEAETAGAIMAFFLCLGLALGAVFSFLFRAIV